One genomic window of Prochlorococcus marinus str. NATL2A includes the following:
- the lptB gene encoding LPS export ABC transporter ATP-binding protein — translation MTLLIESLDLTLSKKTIVKNVDLNVKPGEVVGLLGPNGAGKTSTFNLIMGLIKPNKGNIYLEGNSIKKFSMTKRVQLGIGYLPQEPSVFRNLTVIENLDIALSQAKLSISLFRKKREELIDEFNLVSFLDRFGHQLSGGERRRCEVARALAVGRLGPKFLLLDEPFAGVDPIAINDLQNLIRKLKNKNIGVLITDHNVRATLAITERSYILNQGEILADGTSDQLTKNQIVKDSYLGNSFD, via the coding sequence ATGACTCTACTTATTGAGAGTTTGGATTTAACATTATCCAAGAAAACAATTGTAAAAAATGTCGATTTAAATGTTAAACCTGGGGAAGTGGTTGGTCTTTTGGGACCAAATGGTGCGGGTAAAACTAGTACTTTTAATTTGATCATGGGCTTGATTAAGCCAAACAAAGGCAATATCTACTTGGAGGGGAATAGTATAAAAAAATTCTCGATGACAAAAAGAGTTCAATTAGGGATAGGTTATCTACCTCAAGAACCAAGTGTTTTCAGAAATCTTACAGTTATTGAGAATTTAGATATTGCTCTTTCTCAAGCTAAGTTATCAATTTCTTTGTTTAGGAAAAAACGTGAAGAATTGATTGATGAATTTAATTTGGTCTCTTTCCTTGATCGCTTTGGCCATCAACTTTCCGGTGGAGAAAGACGCAGATGTGAAGTCGCTAGAGCCTTGGCTGTGGGACGTTTAGGTCCAAAATTTTTACTCTTAGACGAGCCTTTTGCAGGAGTTGATCCTATTGCAATTAATGATTTACAGAATTTAATTAGGAAATTAAAAAATAAGAATATAGGCGTATTGATTACTGATCATAATGTTAGAGCAACTTTGGCAATAACCGAACGTTCTTATATTCTTAATCAAGGTGAAATACTTGCCGATGGAACGTCTGATCAATTAACCAAAAATCAAATTGTTAAAGATAGCTATCTGGGAAACTCCTTCGATTAA
- a CDS encoding LptF/LptG family permease, which produces MYKKQLFFSRFQKLVESKWKIIPLLDRWILFELLPPLFFSIAAFTVVSLSVGVIFDLIRKIVEIGLPFSVAIQILLLKLPSFVVISFPMAMLLSTLLAYGSLNDNSEIKALKSIGISVYRLILPGLILSIFMSYMTFIFNNNIVPSTNKNAEIILANSLGRSFANEQGEDIIFSKKGEILDPYSSYKKNGVTHLFYAWKFIDGQMLDVTVIDFSKLGFTQMLKAKKGIWNSDKNNWEFFEGDILTLSPDGSNTRTKFLSFLYPLGTELTNIAQLPKDANDMNLGEANTAMKLYQSSGNIKEARRMKVRIQEKITLPIACSVFALIGCSFGVMQKRGGGRSQSFGLSIILILIYYILSFSFSSLGVKGIINPFFAAWSPVFLSMLGGGFLLKQASK; this is translated from the coding sequence ATGTATAAAAAACAGTTATTTTTCTCTAGATTTCAAAAATTAGTAGAAAGTAAATGGAAAATAATTCCATTATTAGATAGATGGATACTTTTTGAATTATTGCCGCCTTTATTTTTTTCAATAGCGGCTTTTACCGTCGTTTCTCTTTCAGTAGGAGTTATTTTTGATCTGATTAGAAAAATAGTTGAGATTGGTCTTCCATTTTCTGTAGCTATTCAGATTCTATTGCTAAAGCTACCAAGTTTTGTTGTTATTTCTTTCCCTATGGCAATGTTACTTTCAACTTTGTTAGCGTATGGAAGTCTTAATGATAATAGTGAAATTAAGGCATTAAAAAGTATTGGTATATCAGTTTATAGACTTATTTTGCCAGGATTGATTTTGTCAATATTTATGTCATATATGACCTTCATTTTTAATAATAATATTGTTCCTAGTACAAATAAAAATGCCGAAATTATCTTAGCTAATTCTTTAGGTAGATCTTTTGCAAATGAACAGGGAGAAGATATTATATTTTCAAAGAAAGGAGAAATCTTAGATCCATATTCAAGCTATAAAAAAAACGGAGTTACGCATCTCTTTTATGCTTGGAAATTTATTGATGGGCAGATGTTGGATGTCACAGTAATTGATTTTTCAAAATTAGGTTTTACTCAAATGCTTAAGGCGAAAAAAGGTATTTGGAATAGTGACAAAAACAATTGGGAGTTTTTTGAAGGAGATATTTTGACGCTTAGTCCTGATGGAAGTAATACAAGAACTAAATTCTTGAGTTTTTTATATCCTTTAGGGACTGAACTTACTAATATTGCACAACTGCCAAAAGATGCAAATGATATGAATCTTGGAGAAGCGAATACGGCTATGAAGTTATATCAAAGTAGTGGCAATATTAAAGAAGCAAGAAGGATGAAAGTAAGAATTCAAGAAAAAATTACTTTACCAATCGCTTGTTCGGTTTTTGCTTTAATTGGTTGTAGTTTCGGTGTGATGCAAAAAAGAGGAGGAGGTAGAAGTCAAAGTTTTGGATTAAGTATTATTTTGATACTTATCTATTACATTTTGAGCTTTAGTTTTAGCTCTCTTGGGGTCAAAGGAATAATAAATCCTTTCTTTGCTGCTTGGTCTCCTGTTTTTTTGTCTATGTTAGGGGGAGGTTTTTTGTTAAAACAGGCAAGCAAATGA
- the ccsB gene encoding c-type cytochrome biogenesis protein CcsB: MVDFQLNNFSFDPVVSLGFAAFLFLLMALPISFWAVAGSSDSSKARFLVAISNLFLTSQLILRWWQSGHFPISNLYESLCFLTWGCTLAQLFLERAWRSPIVSAVATPVSLLSIGFASFVLPENLQSSAPLVPALRSSWLVMHVSVIMCSYAALLIGSILSFGVFLVDGKKQFNIRNSSFGSGSFRQSSELYLDERNENLNSIQPIEFTNAEQLDSLSYRSITAGFLLLTVGLISGAVWANEAWGSWWSWDPKETWALICWLVYAAYLHTRITRGWQGKKPAILAIAGFFVIIVCYIGVNLLGVGLHSYGWFFDA; the protein is encoded by the coding sequence ATGGTTGATTTTCAGTTAAATAATTTTTCTTTTGACCCTGTCGTTTCCCTTGGGTTCGCAGCTTTTCTTTTCTTGTTGATGGCATTGCCTATTTCATTTTGGGCAGTTGCTGGTAGCAGTGATTCCTCCAAAGCCAGATTTTTAGTTGCAATATCCAATCTTTTCCTAACTAGTCAATTGATCCTTAGATGGTGGCAATCGGGACATTTCCCAATTAGTAATCTCTATGAGTCACTCTGTTTTTTGACTTGGGGTTGCACATTAGCTCAACTTTTTCTCGAAAGAGCATGGCGGTCTCCAATCGTTTCTGCAGTTGCGACGCCTGTGTCTTTGCTATCAATAGGTTTTGCCAGTTTTGTTTTACCTGAGAATTTACAATCTTCAGCTCCTTTAGTACCAGCACTTCGTTCTAGTTGGTTAGTTATGCATGTGAGTGTAATTATGTGCTCTTACGCTGCATTACTGATAGGTTCAATTTTGTCTTTTGGTGTCTTTCTTGTTGATGGGAAAAAGCAATTCAATATCCGTAATAGTTCCTTTGGGTCTGGTTCGTTTAGGCAAAGTTCTGAGCTATATCTTGATGAAAGAAATGAGAACTTAAATTCTATACAACCAATTGAATTTACAAATGCTGAGCAACTTGATTCTTTAAGTTATAGATCAATAACTGCTGGATTTTTGTTGCTTACAGTTGGTCTTATTAGTGGTGCTGTTTGGGCTAATGAAGCTTGGGGTAGTTGGTGGAGTTGGGACCCTAAAGAAACTTGGGCTTTAATATGTTGGTTGGTTTATGCTGCTTATTTACATACTAGGATAACAAGAGGCTGGCAAGGTAAAAAGCCTGCAATTCTTGCTATAGCAGGCTTTTTTGTTATTATTGTTTGCTATATTGGAGTGAACCTTCTTGGGGTAGGTTTACATAGTTATGGTTGGTTCTTCGATGCATAG
- the rpe gene encoding ribulose-phosphate 3-epimerase, whose amino-acid sequence MIQSISSAIFTEHRPVQIIPSVLPADWANMGQCVKDLELAGVDRIQFDVMDGNFVPNLTFGPEMISACRKYCSVPFETQLMVSQYNCETMLEGYVEASKGANGEPGVVIAHAEANVHLHRILGKIRQLGGSPSVALNPHTPMDMVKDVLDMVDHVLVMTVNPGFGGQAYIPTMLNKITQLRKTILDNGYDVDIEVDGGIKADWSLSQCCAAGANCFIAGSGMFAYPTLKEGCDALRKVANDAQNGIIVEK is encoded by the coding sequence ATGATCCAATCCATTTCTTCAGCAATTTTTACTGAACACCGTCCAGTTCAGATAATCCCTTCAGTATTGCCAGCAGACTGGGCAAACATGGGTCAGTGCGTAAAAGATCTTGAACTAGCGGGTGTAGACAGAATTCAATTTGATGTGATGGATGGGAACTTTGTTCCGAATCTCACTTTTGGTCCAGAAATGATTTCCGCATGCCGAAAGTATTGCAGCGTTCCATTTGAGACTCAGTTAATGGTTAGTCAATACAACTGTGAAACCATGCTTGAGGGATATGTCGAAGCAAGTAAGGGGGCAAACGGAGAGCCAGGTGTTGTAATTGCTCATGCTGAAGCAAATGTTCACCTTCATCGAATTCTTGGCAAGATTCGTCAACTTGGAGGATCTCCCTCAGTGGCCCTTAATCCTCATACTCCAATGGATATGGTTAAGGATGTGCTTGATATGGTTGATCACGTATTGGTAATGACTGTTAACCCCGGATTTGGTGGTCAAGCCTACATACCAACAATGCTCAACAAAATTACGCAATTAAGGAAAACAATTTTAGACAATGGATATGACGTAGATATAGAAGTGGACGGAGGAATAAAGGCTGATTGGTCACTATCGCAATGCTGCGCTGCAGGAGCAAACTGCTTCATTGCAGGAAGTGGTATGTTTGCTTATCCAACACTTAAAGAAGGTTGTGATGCACTAAGAAAAGTTGCCAACGACGCACAGAATGGAATAATTGTTGAAAAATAA
- the glpX gene encoding class II fructose-bisphosphatase — protein MDRTLVQEILEVVEQAAIASAQLTGLGQKDEADAAAVEAMRKRMGTIQMQGRIVIGEGERDEAPMLYIGEEVGSGTGPGVDFAVDPCEGTNLCANSQRGSMAVLAASDRGGLFNAPDFYMNKLAAPPAAKGKVDIRKTPTENIKILSDCLGIAISDLTIVVMDRARHKNLVSEIRSTGARIQPISDGDVQAAIACGFEGTGTHCLMGIGAAPEGVISAAAMRALGGHFQGQLVYDPAIAQTSEWADYTKEGNIKRLNEMGITDIDKIYEANELASGENVAFAGSGITDGLLFDGVKFEKDCTRTSSLVISTLDQTARFTNTVHIKDGAQSISLK, from the coding sequence GTGGATCGTACTCTCGTCCAAGAAATTCTTGAAGTAGTTGAGCAAGCTGCAATTGCTTCGGCTCAATTGACTGGTTTGGGTCAAAAAGATGAGGCTGATGCCGCCGCCGTAGAGGCAATGCGAAAGAGAATGGGAACGATTCAAATGCAAGGAAGAATCGTTATTGGAGAAGGAGAAAGAGATGAAGCTCCAATGCTTTATATAGGAGAAGAAGTTGGATCAGGAACAGGTCCTGGAGTTGATTTCGCTGTAGATCCTTGTGAGGGGACAAATTTATGTGCTAACAGTCAGCGTGGATCGATGGCTGTTTTAGCAGCGTCAGATAGGGGAGGATTATTTAACGCTCCAGATTTTTATATGAATAAATTAGCTGCTCCTCCAGCAGCTAAAGGCAAAGTTGATATCAGAAAAACTCCCACAGAAAATATAAAAATCTTGAGTGACTGTCTTGGTATCGCAATTAGTGATTTAACGATAGTTGTTATGGATAGAGCTAGACACAAAAATCTAGTTTCCGAAATTAGATCTACTGGTGCCAGGATTCAGCCTATTTCAGATGGAGATGTCCAAGCGGCAATTGCATGTGGATTTGAAGGGACTGGTACTCATTGCTTAATGGGCATTGGAGCGGCTCCTGAGGGAGTTATTTCAGCAGCTGCCATGAGGGCACTTGGAGGACATTTCCAGGGACAACTTGTTTATGATCCTGCAATAGCTCAAACATCAGAGTGGGCAGACTATACAAAAGAGGGAAATATAAAAAGATTGAATGAAATGGGCATAACTGATATCGACAAGATCTATGAAGCGAATGAACTTGCCTCAGGAGAAAATGTAGCTTTTGCTGGTAGTGGAATTACAGATGGATTGCTTTTCGATGGAGTTAAATTTGAAAAAGATTGCACCAGAACTAGCAGTCTTGTGATTAGTACGCTTGATCAAACAGCTAGATTTACCAATACAGTTCACATCAAAGATGGTGCTCAAAGCATCTCTTTGAAGTGA
- a CDS encoding glutamyl-tRNA reductase yields the protein MHIAVVGLSHRTAPVEVREKLSIPEELVEKSFNNLKKIDQILEVSILSTCNRLEIYSLVKDPQLGIEAIKSFLLQFSGLDDEILSPHLFNYVQEKAVSHVMRVSAGLDSLVLGEGQILSQVKKMVRLGQDHHSLGPILNRLLTQAVSTGKRVRSETNLGTGAVSISSAAVELAQLKLGQAHGRDQLMTLETEKVAVVGAGRMSRLLLQHLQSKGCCSLTLLNRTKKRAEDLSAAFPDIQIDCQLIDELDSCLSLSTLVFTSTAANEPIIDAEKLIKIDRKPLLRLIDIGVPRNISSDAKSVSGIESHDVDDLQEVVSRNQEARQKLALEAEGLIEEECRVFLEWWDSLAAVPTINCLRSGLESIRKEELQKALSRMGPDFSARERKVVEALSKGIINKILHTPVTKLRAPQSRNDRRDSLDVIEKLFNLDVSSSLNKPKNN from the coding sequence ATGCATATTGCTGTCGTCGGTCTTAGCCATCGCACGGCCCCTGTCGAAGTGCGTGAAAAGCTAAGTATCCCAGAAGAACTGGTTGAGAAATCGTTTAATAATTTAAAGAAAATTGATCAAATATTAGAAGTTTCCATATTGAGCACCTGTAACAGACTTGAAATTTATAGCTTAGTTAAGGACCCGCAATTAGGAATAGAAGCAATTAAATCTTTTCTTCTTCAATTCTCGGGCCTTGATGATGAGATTCTTTCACCTCACTTATTTAATTATGTCCAAGAGAAAGCAGTCTCTCATGTGATGAGGGTTTCTGCGGGTTTGGATAGTTTGGTTTTAGGAGAGGGTCAGATCCTTTCTCAAGTAAAAAAAATGGTACGTCTTGGCCAAGATCATCACAGTCTAGGACCTATCTTGAATAGACTGTTAACTCAGGCCGTTAGTACAGGCAAGCGCGTAAGAAGCGAGACAAATCTTGGAACGGGAGCAGTTTCTATAAGTTCTGCAGCCGTAGAACTAGCTCAATTGAAACTTGGCCAAGCGCATGGAAGAGATCAATTGATGACTTTAGAAACTGAAAAGGTCGCTGTTGTTGGCGCTGGTCGAATGAGCCGTTTGTTGCTTCAGCATCTTCAATCAAAAGGATGCTGTTCACTTACGCTTTTAAATAGAACAAAAAAAAGGGCTGAGGACCTTTCAGCAGCGTTTCCCGATATTCAAATTGATTGTCAATTAATAGATGAACTTGATAGTTGTCTCTCTCTTAGTACTCTTGTGTTTACGAGCACAGCTGCTAATGAGCCAATTATTGATGCCGAAAAATTGATAAAGATCGATAGAAAGCCTTTACTAAGACTTATTGATATTGGAGTTCCGAGGAATATTTCTTCTGATGCAAAATCAGTTTCAGGAATTGAATCTCATGATGTTGATGATCTTCAAGAAGTTGTTTCAAGAAATCAAGAGGCAAGACAAAAGCTTGCCCTAGAAGCAGAAGGATTGATAGAGGAAGAATGTCGTGTTTTTCTAGAATGGTGGGATAGCTTAGCGGCTGTTCCGACAATTAATTGCCTTAGATCTGGTTTGGAGTCAATCAGAAAAGAAGAACTTCAGAAGGCATTAAGCAGAATGGGACCTGACTTCTCCGCTAGAGAACGAAAAGTTGTGGAGGCATTAAGCAAGGGAATCATTAACAAAATACTTCATACTCCAGTAACAAAATTAAGAGCGCCTCAATCTAGGAATGATCGTAGAGATTCTCTTGATGTGATTGAAAAACTTTTTAATCTTGATGTGTCTAGTTCTTTAAACAAGCCCAAAAACAACTGA
- a CDS encoding glucose-1-phosphate adenylyltransferase: MKRVLAIILGGGKGSRLYPLTKMRAKPAVPLAGKYRLIDIPISNCINSDISKMYVLTQFNSASLNRHIAQTYNLSGPFGQGFVEVLAAQQTPETPSWFEGTADAVRKYQWLFQEWDVDEYLILSGDQLYRMDYSLFVEQHRNTGADLTVAALPVDPAQAEAFGLMRTDEIGNIKEFREKPTGDSLKAMAVDTSRFGLEANEAKEKPYLASMGIYVFSRSTLFDLLNKFPSYTDFGKEIIPEALGRGDKLKSYVFNDYWEDIGTIGAFFESNLALTQQPTPPFSFYDEKFPIYTRPRYLPPSKIVDTQITDSIVSEGSILKSCSIHHCVLGVRSRIESDVVLNETLVMGSDFYESYEERIALRNGGGIPLGVGQGTTVKRAILDKNARIGDNVTIVNKDNVEEADRADQGFYIRNGIVVIVKNATIPDGTII, translated from the coding sequence ATGAAGAGAGTACTTGCCATCATTCTTGGCGGTGGAAAAGGATCACGCCTATATCCATTAACAAAAATGAGAGCAAAACCCGCCGTTCCATTAGCGGGAAAATATCGACTAATAGATATTCCTATAAGTAATTGCATAAATTCGGACATCAGTAAAATGTATGTTCTTACGCAATTCAATAGCGCTTCTCTTAACAGGCATATTGCACAGACTTACAATTTGAGCGGACCTTTTGGCCAGGGGTTCGTTGAGGTTTTAGCTGCTCAGCAAACACCTGAAACCCCCTCTTGGTTTGAGGGTACTGCTGATGCGGTAAGAAAATATCAATGGCTTTTTCAAGAGTGGGATGTTGATGAATATTTGATTCTCTCTGGAGATCAGCTTTATAGAATGGATTACAGCTTATTTGTTGAACAGCATAGAAATACAGGAGCTGATTTAACGGTTGCAGCTTTGCCAGTTGACCCAGCGCAAGCGGAAGCATTTGGTTTAATGCGTACTGATGAAATAGGCAATATTAAAGAATTTCGTGAAAAACCTACTGGTGATTCATTGAAAGCAATGGCTGTAGATACATCAAGGTTTGGATTGGAAGCAAATGAGGCAAAAGAAAAACCTTATTTAGCTTCTATGGGAATATATGTTTTTAGTCGTTCCACTCTTTTTGACTTATTAAATAAATTTCCTTCTTATACAGATTTTGGAAAAGAAATTATTCCGGAGGCTTTAGGTAGAGGTGACAAACTTAAAAGTTATGTTTTTAATGACTATTGGGAGGATATCGGAACTATTGGTGCATTCTTTGAATCAAATTTAGCCTTAACTCAGCAACCCACCCCTCCATTTAGTTTTTATGATGAGAAGTTCCCTATTTATACTAGGCCTAGATATTTGCCACCTTCTAAAATTGTAGATACACAAATAACTGATTCAATAGTTTCCGAGGGATCAATTCTTAAATCATGCAGTATTCATCATTGTGTGTTGGGAGTTAGGAGTCGGATTGAAAGCGACGTTGTTCTAAATGAGACCCTAGTTATGGGATCTGATTTTTACGAATCTTATGAAGAGAGAATAGCGCTAAGAAATGGCGGTGGTATCCCCTTGGGAGTGGGACAGGGCACAACTGTTAAAAGAGCCATTCTCGATAAAAATGCTCGCATTGGTGACAATGTGACGATAGTCAACAAAGACAATGTGGAAGAAGCTGATCGCGCAGATCAAGGTTTTTATATTCGTAATGGAATAGTTGTTATCGTTAAAAACGCCACAATTCCAGATGGAACTATTATTTGA
- the gndA gene encoding NADP-dependent phosphogluconate dehydrogenase, which produces MTKAHFGLVGLGVMGENLVLNAERNGFSSVVYNRTYQKTEDFLLGRGVNKSIQGAKDLQEFVSKLERPRRVLMMVKAGAATDAVINQISPFLEEGDLLIDGGNAQFMDTERRVKELESKSFGYIGMGVSGGAKGALEGPSMMPGGTKTSYDAIESLLNKMAAQVEDGPCVTYIGPGGSGHFVKTVHNGIEYGIEQILAEAYDLMKRVCGMSGDEMASVMGYWNKTEELSSYLVEITEACLRVKDPDDSSDLVEKIMDKAGQKGTGLWTVVSALELGASVPTIYASLNGRVMSSMKDQRNYAETILNGNKPSFVDFGKPSDGMPLLMDAVVLATIASYAQGMDILRLASEEYDYDLDMPSIAQIWKGGCIIRSTLLSRIQDAFKKDPSLTNLIIDKWFTDQVNNRLSGLTQVVSAAANAGIPVPCLSSTLDYLNSFRTSRLPQNLVQAMRDCFGSHTYERVDKAGSFHTEWID; this is translated from the coding sequence ATGACCAAGGCACATTTTGGATTAGTCGGTCTTGGAGTAATGGGGGAGAACCTTGTACTTAATGCAGAGCGAAATGGTTTTTCTAGTGTGGTCTATAACCGTACTTATCAAAAAACAGAAGACTTTCTTTTAGGTAGAGGTGTAAATAAATCAATTCAAGGAGCGAAGGATCTTCAAGAATTTGTATCAAAGCTGGAACGTCCAAGAAGAGTATTAATGATGGTTAAAGCGGGAGCTGCTACTGATGCTGTTATTAATCAAATTTCACCTTTCCTCGAGGAGGGGGACTTGCTCATAGATGGTGGAAATGCCCAATTTATGGATACAGAAAGAAGAGTAAAAGAACTTGAGAGCAAGAGTTTTGGATACATCGGGATGGGAGTATCAGGTGGTGCGAAGGGTGCACTGGAAGGACCTAGCATGATGCCTGGTGGCACAAAGACTTCCTACGACGCGATAGAGAGTTTGTTAAACAAAATGGCTGCTCAGGTTGAAGATGGACCTTGTGTGACTTATATCGGCCCAGGGGGGTCAGGCCATTTTGTTAAGACCGTACACAATGGGATTGAATATGGTATCGAGCAGATTTTGGCTGAGGCATATGACTTAATGAAGAGAGTTTGTGGAATGAGTGGTGATGAGATGGCATCTGTTATGGGCTATTGGAATAAGACCGAAGAACTTTCCTCCTATCTCGTTGAAATTACAGAGGCTTGTTTACGTGTTAAGGATCCTGATGATAGTTCTGATCTGGTTGAAAAGATAATGGATAAAGCGGGTCAAAAAGGTACTGGATTATGGACAGTCGTTAGTGCATTAGAGCTTGGAGCTTCTGTTCCCACTATTTATGCCTCTTTAAATGGAAGGGTTATGAGTTCAATGAAAGATCAACGTAATTATGCAGAAACAATATTGAATGGGAACAAACCTTCTTTTGTTGATTTTGGAAAGCCTTCAGATGGTATGCCTCTCCTTATGGATGCCGTTGTATTGGCTACGATAGCTAGCTATGCCCAAGGTATGGATATTTTACGACTCGCTTCTGAAGAATATGATTACGATCTTGATATGCCCTCCATCGCTCAAATATGGAAAGGTGGTTGCATAATAAGGTCTACCCTTTTGAGTCGTATACAAGATGCATTTAAGAAAGATCCGAGTCTGACCAATCTAATTATTGATAAATGGTTTACCGATCAGGTAAACAATCGTCTCTCGGGCCTGACACAGGTCGTTTCTGCTGCTGCTAATGCTGGAATTCCAGTCCCATGCTTAAGTAGTACTCTAGATTATCTAAATAGCTTCAGAACATCTAGACTTCCTCAAAACCTAGTTCAAGCAATGAGAGACTGTTTTGGCTCTCATACATATGAGCGCGTAGACAAGGCTGGATCATTTCATACTGAGTGGATTGACTGA